CTGCTTCCAAAtcaaagcttcttttttgtgacaGAAGAGTAGGAATGTCATGTtgtaaaatgcacatttttcAACCTAATCACTCCCTTGCAGAGCTTAACCTATAACTATCCCCTAACTCTCTTTTTAGAGATTCACCAGAAGAGATGCAGATGTGATTCGGTTAACTGTGGGGCCCCCATCAAGTTATAAGGAGacctatatatttatatatatatttaatataagaTAGAGGTGTCCTACAAAACATAGAACATTATGTTGTGAGAGTGCCACTAAATAATGACACTTTGCAATGTGACAGTGCTATACTATTGTGTctatagcagtggtgggcaacctgcggcccgcaggctgcacgcagcccgtcagggtaatccgctggcaggccaccagacagtttgtttacatttgcatggccgcccgcagctcccagtggccacggttcgctgttcccggccaacgggagctgcgggaagtgacgTGGGCCGCAGGGtcgtgctggccgcagcttcccgcagctcccattggccgggaacggcgaaccgcagccactgggagctgcgggcggccatgcaaatgtaaacaaactgtctggtggcctgccagtggattaccctgacaggctgcgtgcGGTCTGCAGGCCGCAGGTTACCCACCGCTGGTCTATAGTATATCTGTGCTGCTTATTTCAGCCCTTAAAACCAGCTCTGGTTTTGGATATGTAGATCCACACTTTTGCAGGAGAGCAAAATAGTAGTGGATCAAATGTGTGACACAGAAGCTGCTTGTCAGCCCTTCCAACTCCAACTATATGACTCCAGAGAGCAGAACCTAAGGGGAGAATTTAGCTGTTATTCTGCAGGCTTACCCTGAAGTAACTTTTCATATTGTTTTCTTGTTTCCAAATATTCAGCTTCTTCAAACTGGAAAACAAAGGGACAAGAGGAACTAGATAGCTATATCTCAGAAATCATAAGTGAAGATTTTAGTTAGGGGATATTTGCTTAATAGCTTCTCATAAAGGGGTTAATATAGGAGACACATCCCAAAATATCCAACGTGAGAAGAGAAGGATCTAATGAGGCAGTGAATGACCTAAATAAAAGTTTGTGCTGCTATTACTCTGTACCCCACCTGATCTCATCAGGTTCATTACCTCAAACTCAAAGATAGCTAAGATCCCCTTGGAAGCACAGAACAATTCATGGGAGTCAGGGATCATCAGAATGTTTGAAACTGTCAGAACAATCCCTGCGGTTATTCTGTGCAGCTAAACACCTTAGGGGTCTGTTAGCATAAAAACTGATGGCAAGTGGTATCAGTGTTTTAGCAGCAGCCATCCAAGCTTCTTTTCTGTTATCATGTTTAACAGACAGACGAACATAATTCTGTGTAAGAATTTTTCACAAGCTTACTTGGAAACTAATATCTGCTAACATCCAGTTATGTAAGCCTTGCTGGGTGCTGTTAGCACAGTGACTAAGGAGAAAGTGTGGAAAGCAGAATGTACACTAAactactcctaggggaattctgcaccaaaaaattaaaaattctgcaccaaaaaattaaaaattctgtgcacaatattttaaaattcagcatattttgtcaaaataatgcaatataatcactctggtttcaattattttggtaatttatttaaactacaatacaatggatgaagAATGGGAGtagggagcattggaggaaatccccaacccccctttcctaatagtaatgtagctaggtttgaccctttatttctagttattagtcaactaatatatgcagccatatactcagtgttacatcataggcaactgaagagaaagtgagggctggggaatcaaactcacaatttatattggctactgaccatctccagaaagatTTGATAGGAAagtttttcagtccaaaaatttagaccagtttcaatcactaaagcaccataagcatttataaggccatactgtcctttacaccgCTTTGGgaatgtaaaggggccttaaaacttttacacctgttttatacttgTGGAagaattcacaaagacaatgggaacaattcactaagcaggcaggctgctacattctgctctgcctgaggggacagagcctgccccatgcctacctcctcagaaacatcccgaagccctgcccctccacgccGAATGTGCTGCAATAGTGTGCGAGAGGgccagagtgtctctctctctcacacacatggctGGCCAGTGGTGATTTATGTCTAAACCGGCTGTTCTGGGCACCCAAACCAACCTGCCtgcgctgctggggaggggcacgtgaccactcttgtggcttccctttgcttccccgtcagaagtcatttttctgcggggaagcaaagaaatctgtgggagacatgaattctaCACACGCGCAGTAgcacaaaattcccccaggagtactaaGCCCCGGGTTTTTCCTGCCTTATGGGACAAATATGACCTTGTAGCTAGGGCCCAGGAATAAGAgttgggagatctggattctactGGCTCTGGCAGAAACATCCTGTATGATCTCAGGCAAGTGATTAGGAAACAGTGAtacagggtatatctacactgcaaaaaatccCTCTgtcagtgagtctcagagctcaggtcaaCTGTCTCAGGCTCGTGGAGCTCACGCTACAGGGCTTaatatagcagtgtagacattcctgcttgggctgtAACCTTGGGCTCTGAAACTTGGCGAGGGGGGAGGGTCTTGGAGCCCAGACTCCaccctgagcctgaatgtctacactgctatttttagtcccctAGCACGAGCCCTTCAAGCCTGAGTCGTttacctgggctctgagacttccTGCCATGGGTCTCGTTTTTGCTGTGTATACATACCCAATGATGCCTGCCTACCAACCTGACTGTTCTGGGAGTCTGGATTTGctgatgtttgtgaagcactttgagatccttgggtggaGGCaaggccggtgcaaccactaggcaaactaggcggctgcctagggtgccaagtggtTGGTGGGTGGACAAAAGCACGCTCCGGGGCGGCGGTGGAGTGGatgtgagctggggtggggggggggggaggcgcggggagggccgcctgcagcaagtaagggagggggaggcagcacaCACGGgacccgctccccgccccagctcatctctgctccacctcctcccctgagcacgccgccccgctctgcttctctccctcccacgcttgccgcgccaaacagctgattggcgccgcaagcctgggaggcaggagaagtggagcagcgacggcgtgctcggggagggggcggagcagaggtgagctggggtgggaagctgccacacgctccccgggccggggggcgggcgcctcagggcggggggggggtggggagctgccacagggcttggggagggggcagagcagaggtgagctggggtggggagctgccgcacggctccccgggacagggggcagctgccacggggggggcgccGCAAGGCGGGGGGAGTGGGGAGttgccgcgggggggcgcctcagggcggaaggggggtggggagctgccgcagggctccccgggccgggggggggggtgaggagctgccatgggggggcacctcagggcggaggggggtgcggggagctgccgcagggctcagggagggcacaaggtggaagtttcacctagggcgcaaaacatccttgcaccggccctgggtggagggtgctctagaacaggggttcccaaactttttcccTGAGGCCCACTTGTACAGCTGCAATATGTACTGTGGCCCACTATTAACACGCGACTGTCAGGGAGAGAGACCCCGTGAGAGGTGTGTGCCTTCTTCAGCAGCCTTCTGAGTGCCTTGAGCTGGTCCCCTGGCACCCCCTGCCCAGGTACAAGGGAAGGGCTCGCAGGCTGCCAGTGCTGGGCAGAGGCAGGCACTCGGGTCGGGCCCAGCCGTTACCTTCATGGTCTCAATCACAGCATTGTCCAGGCAGAAACAGAGCGGCACCGCTGAGCCCCAGATTGCAGGAATGGCCACAAACCCTCCAGCCTCCTCCAGTCACCCTGGAAGCTGCCGCCTCTTGGGGCCAGCCCCTTCTCCTCACCCTCCACCCACCAGCTTCGCTTCGCCCTTTGCCATCTGCCAGGGGCGCTGGGCTtctccagccctgggagggggtcATCGCCAGCTGCCACTCCACCAATGTATACAGTTTGGGGGGCAACGCCACCCCCCCATACCcttccatctccagccatggcagaCCACCTGAGACTGTGTCACAGCCcacctttgggcttcagcccacagtttgggaacctctggtatAGAAGTCTTATTCTGTGTACCTAGGGGCACATGATCACTCATGTCCTGCTGGGTTCGGAACTGTGGATTGAGCTTCAGTGAGTTAAAACTTGGAAAAATCTTTTCAATCAAACAATCTTTATGAGATATCTTAATTAATACGTTATGAACAAACCTCAACCCCAGCTGTTGCCAACAGCCATCTTATCGTTTCCATTCGGCCTCTTCCATTAAAGTAGTAAAGCTTGGGTTTTGTAGCCATGATTTGGATTTCCTGACAAGGAAAGCAAGGAAAAACATTTTGCACAGTTCTAAAAAAATTTTTCAGTTGTCCATAGATCAAAGCAGAACTTTTTTATGTGAATTTGTTTTGGGAGAATGTTAGAGGTTGTGagcttatatttaaaatataccaACACTGCCTTATAAAGCATACCCAAAAATCACCTCTGTGGCTTAATGAATATTATggcaagggggggaaaaatgatGTGCAGAAGGGAGCCTGATTCTGGCTTAATGTGCACTGCTTGGAAGATGCCAAATTAGTCCTACCTGCTTGCAGAAGTAAAGCCTAATGCCAATGTTTTCAAACTTACGTGCGTAAGAGTAgatacccaaataaacaccctgTTGTTTTTTTCAACTAGAGCTGCCAGTGCTCAGAAACTTTGAACTATCAGCTAGCATATTATTGCCGTACATTCCTATGCTTCACATCATTTTTGACACACATAGTAACAAATCATGTAGATACTAGTAGCAGAATATTCTTCCAGTAACTATGCAATATAAAAATCATATCACTGACTGTAAACCAAGGCACCTATTTATTAATTGTAGCTGGGGTATGGAAGAGGAGGGGTCGCAAAAGCAAACAatctcctccctttccttttaAGATACTCTCTAGCTGTTCATTTAGTTTAGGCATTGAAGGGTTATTATTTCCTGTCTCTTAAAGTTTTCCAAATGCTGAAAGTGGGTTATGTAGAAATGGGCCAGACTCGTTTTAAATAGTGCTGCGCTCTAATATGGCCTCCTCACTGTATCTTTGCCAACAGTTGTTTTCTTTGACAAGATTTCAGTGACAAAAATGAAGTCTTACTGTAAGAGGACTGTTGCTcccttactaacactcagtgggggtgttttggttggctagctcccagcactaaaaggggaagggtcgatgggaaatcaggagcctgagactgacagtccccgggaacaatggggagaggccaatgctccagatcagcctgattgacagggcgggcaggctaatcagggagtcaggaggccagggggggtcccatcctccgtgtgaactggaatggcctgagtaagacagagtggggccgagctaaggagagagcaggggcccgagctaagttgctggaagcagagctgcagccccaaagccagagcacaccCCAGAGAGAGCcgacctgtcctgggagcagagctgcagcaaccagagccagagaggccagagaagcagcccagggagctgaaggcagagcagcagcagctgccgtgctgaggcagagtggagctggagctggagctggggctggagcagtccggagctgggtgcggtgagcagctggggagaggagggggaccctgggcagcgggcccagcacagggagacgcctcagccaagaggctctgcaggccagacttggggggatcgtaaccctgacagggcgggggcaacgctgggaagaagggtcctgccacctagagcctgagagcgtgtggccaccgccagagcaagtgtccaacccgcagcgtctctgcagcacagccagggcctgagacggaaatctgggacctacaaggaacagactgtgaagtgccctgacattccagagacactgtttgtgatgttccctgccacagagcggggtgacgtgtttttctttaacttttcccatttttccttattctttttttaaattaattgttaattaaacaacttgtatttgctttaaattgtatgaaatgatcagtgggtcagggaggtgcccagtgcaaagagagtaccctggagtggggacaccctagcccctgtcctgggtgaccacagcagggttgggggtcgagacccccaggaatcctgggcccagccttgtcggggtttacgaggactctgccagacaggagagtggaaggggagtcctcaagggcagggaggcctctgggtaaaggaagtgggagcgaggactcagatcctttcgctagcccacttcaccggggtagtgcagaagccaggaaagttccccacaatagcgggaccattcccccggtTACATTAATAAAGCAGTTCTGCAGCATTCGGTGAAAATGGCAAGTGGTTTCCTCTGACCAAcacccaggagtcagggagcagagggggaggggatttttatttttgtagatCTGATCGCTGTAGCTAGCTTTTActgctgtctgtctgtcagtCTCACACATTCTGCCTGATGCACTCAGAGAAAGCAGACCCTCAGTTCCTGGCTTCCCCTCCAGTTCACTCTCACTTGCTCATCTCTTGTCTCCCCATTTGCTCTGTCCTCGCTCAGCAAACTAAACGCTGCCTCCCTTCTCTGAGATTCCttcctgctttcccctccccacttctaACCCTTGGACTTTCTTCCCTTCCCAAGGAGGCTGTGAGCAATCAGACTGCGAGCAATCAGACTGCCTTTGCTGCAAGTAAAGAAATTAGCACAACCTGCTGCTCCATTCATGCCCAACAGGTTAGAATTTAAGGAAAATGCCTGCATGTACACCTCAGTACAAACCTGTTCCAACTTGTGGCTCTCTCAGCTGTTTTCCTTCTTAAACGAAATATGCTTTCAAGTTATGAGATTGTAGCTCCACCTCCTGACTGCATAGAGCTTTACATAGGTCAGTATGCAGAACCAGGAAACCCCGGTGGCAGCTGGGTATTCTGCAAGCCTGCGGGGGCTGGAACAGTTTCAGTCCCATTGGGAATCCTCCAGTGGTAGTAGGAGGCACTGCACTCTGAGGTGCATCAGCCCCAGTGCAGCTCACTTACCGTATTGCCAGCTCAGGTGATTTTAtaatgagtctcatgatatttggtatttgtcttaaagccccagctctgcagtcagGTAATTATGtgagagtctcagctttcatttacaaaatccaagaaaacagaaaacaaaacacccccccccccacacacgccaACCAAACCAACTAAACAATGGTAGGTTTCCTCATGGGTGTAGAAAAAAGCTTGAGAAGATGAACCCATGCCAGGATGGCCTGCTGTGCTGTAGAAGTATTCACCCGGAGTGGGGCTCTCCCTCTGCTGCCCTCCCTCAGAAGTTCTGCCAGTTAGGAAAAGCTTTAATTCCACCGAGGGCTCCACAGAAGTGTCAGGAAATGGGCTAAATCAGAACATCCCATGCTGCCTACATTTGGGGCTACCCTGACCCCGTGTGCCCTGGGTGAAGGCTGCTGCTTTGCACTGCCActacctcttcccccctccttggATTGTATGTCCCCAGGAAGGCACTACAGCCTGGTCAATGCTTTCAGAAGCTGCTTGTCACAGCATAAGCTGGCCCTTCAAGGAGACTGGGGCTCAGCGGCACCTGTGCCAGACTTCGCTCCCTTCCCCAGAGGGAGGAGATGAATGAGGTTGTGTCACAAACGGCCAGGTGACTAAGAGCAGACCTGCTCGGAAAATTAGACCAGCCTCTTAGTTCAGAAATGGGGCGCCTGGAGTCAGGAGAGCCCTGCAGGAAGAAGCATCCCCTAGGGTAGAACAGAGCCGTGGTGGGCAGGGGAGGCCTGCCAGAACTGAAGCACAGCCCCAGGAAGTGGAGGGAGGCTGTGGGTACCTTGTTTCAAAAGAGAAGAAGTTTGAGCCAGGCTAGGAAAGACCAGAGGGAAAGCACTTCAGTGGAGATACCacctatgctgacgggagggattctcccatcagcgtaggtaatctacctccccgAGAGACGATCGCTAGggcagtggaagaattcttctattgacctagcgCTGCTACACGGGGACttaagttggcttaactatgccgctcaggggggtgggtttTTCATATCCCTGACTGAAGTAGTTAAAGCAACATAATTTTCTAGTGGAGACCAAGACTAAGGTGGGacacttttgttttgtgtttgtttggacTTTGATACTCCAGGAGGGCTGTACTTTTGtgaataggcctggtctacactagaaaattaagtcaacttaactatgttgctcaggggtgtgaaaaatccacacccctgagcagcatagttaagaCAACTTTACCCCCAGTCTAGACAGCGCTGATGGAAGAATCCTTCCCTTGACCTAGCTACCGTCTCTCGGgaagggggggtgcaaggtgcagaaCCCCTCCTGTTGACATATGTAGTGTTTACACCAAAACACTACGGTGGCGCAGCTgttctgctgtagcattttaagtgtagacaacccCTTCCTTCAGCAACGGGACTATGCTGAAGGCCATAAGAATCTTTGAGGAttagaagaaactgaggcagggtgactGCAGTGCCACACAATGCCCGGGGTGTCATACTCTGAGACTGTACCCTGCAACCACTGTAAAGCAAAGATGTTTCTGGCCCATTATTGGTTAATAGTTCATCTATAAATAAGTTCAGAACAGTGTGTGTAGTATATACCGTACTAGAAAGTTACAAGTCAATGTCTTTAAGGGGTCATAACTCATGGGAATTTCTTTCCTGCTCCAGAGTTGAGGTTTTAACACCTATTTGCATCTAGAGATAAGCTgcttcttattattatttatattctgaTAGTGGCAACAGTGTGACAGCTTCCTTCCAAATGCAGAGGAAGATGCAGACACTATCCCAAATAAtcttttgttttcatattttatCAAGGACTCGACACTCATTAAAACAAACCACTCAAACAGCAAGAGTAATTAGATACTATTTTCTGTCACTGGAATGTCATTGCTTTTAATTATGGTAGTGCTGATCATCTAAACTGGCCTGTTCTTTTTAGATTTTGATGACCTCTCTGAATGGAACCTGGCATTTAATCTTTTTTGAAAACTTCAATCACTGTCGCCACATATTGGTCATCAGGGGGGGGCTTCCTCTGGCTGCCAGGCTGTAGGAATGTCTTAATTGTAGGTATGTTGCTTATTCTTGCTTTAAAAGCCTGAAATGAGAAACAACAGAAGCCCTAAGAGTAAGGAAACAACATCCAACTACTTCATAAATAAAAACTTCACACATTAGTTTTGAAGAAACAGAGCTCATTAGAAGAGCTTAAATCGCCTTAATTACACAGACTTCTGCTGTTATTATTACTTAACATTTACATAATGGTAGCACTTAGAGGCCAACCAGATCAacaccccattgtgcttggtgctgtacaaacatacagaaaATTACTGCtcatgctccaaagagcttactgtTGATTTACACAGTtttaatgagatcagaatcagcccaGGAACTCA
This genomic window from Emys orbicularis isolate rEmyOrb1 chromosome 3, rEmyOrb1.hap1, whole genome shotgun sequence contains:
- the LOC135875959 gene encoding glutathione S-transferase alpha-4-like isoform X1; protein product: MGKVKEKHVTPLCGREHHKQCLWNVRALHSLFLVGPRFPSQALAVLQRRCGLDTCSGGGHTLSGSRWQDPSSQRCPRPVRVTIPPSLACRASWLRRLPVLGPLPRVPLLSPAAHRTQLRTAPAPAPAPAPLCLSTAAAAALPSAPWAASLASLALVAAALLPGQEIQIMATKPKLYYFNGRGRMETIRWLLATAGVEFEEAEYLETRKQYEKLLQDGSLLFQQVPMVEIDGMKMVQTRAILNYIAGKHNLYGKDLKERALIDMYVEGTMDLNEMIMLYPFSSPEEKEKNFALMIQRATNRYFPVYEKVLKDHGQDFLVGNQLSRADVQVLESILMIEEYEPTALSEFPLLQAFKARISNLPTIKKFLQPGSQRRTEPDDRIVETVNKVLQL